One genomic window of Cydia strobilella chromosome 11, ilCydStro3.1, whole genome shotgun sequence includes the following:
- the LOC134745457 gene encoding WW domain-binding protein 2, with protein sequence MSLNTAHADHGVLIHAGEAIILFSDNVMVDFYGNDTPEFKGSKNGRMYLTTHRMIYNSKNVTDSLRSFSFPFIALQDVNVEQPMFSANFIKGKVRAQPNGNFIGEVKFKLVFKSGGAIEFGQAMLKAAHLASRHGTPGAAPPPYTPPTGPWYAAPPPAYAPPPQGYYGWVPPYTAFPDQPPPNSVFVSNSPPPYPGVAGAGYPAGAGGLSGAAAASAPAPPGYPGGFAPPQTNGMSPNDAKAAEAARSAYYDPNRPQTAYVPPPYDQPPSYQESTSKKEN encoded by the exons ATGTCCCTTAACACGGCCCACGCCGATCATGGCGTCCTGATACATGCAGGGGAAGC CATCATCCTGTTCTCCGACAATGTCATGGTCGATTTCTACGGCAATGACACCCCCGAGTTCAAGGGGAGCAAGAACGGGCGCATGTACCTAACTACACACCGCATGATCTACAACTCCAAGAATGTCACCGACAGTCTGAGGTCATTCAGCTTTCCCTTCATTGCTCTGCAAGAT GTCAATGTGGAGCAGCCCATGTTCTCCGCAAACTTCATCAAGGGCAAGGTGCGGGCCCAGCCCAATGGCAACTTCATTGGAGAAGTGAAATTTAAACTGGTGTTCAAGTCTGGTGGAGCCATCGAGTTCGGCCAGGCCATGCTGAAAGCCGCACATCTTG CATCCCGGCACGGCACGCCGGGCGCTGCGCCGCCGCCGTACACGCCGCCGACCGGCCCCTGGTACGCCGCCCCGCCGCCGGCCtatgcgccgccgccgcagggCTACTACGGATGGGTGCCGCCCTACACT GCGTTCCCCGACCAGCCGCCACCAAACTCCGTGTTCGTGTCCAACAGCCCGCCGCCGTACCCCGGCGTGGCGGGCGCGGGCTACCCGGCCGGCGCGGGCGGGCTGtcgggcgccgccgccgcctccgccCCCGCCCCGCCCGGCTACCCCGGCGGGTTCGCGCCGCCGCAGACCAACGGCATGTCGCCCAATG ATGCCAAAGCGGCCGAGGCGGCCCGAAGCGCCTACTATGACCCTAACAGGCCCCAAACAGCCTACGTACCGCCGCCGTAT GATCAGCCCCCGAGCTATCAAGAATCTACGTCGAAGAAAGAAAACTAA
- the LOC134745433 gene encoding mismatch repair endonuclease PMS2, translating to MDNHDDKKDTEKVTSIKPINVESVHKICSGQVVLSLAVAVKELVENSLDAGATNIDIRFKNHGIDLIEVADNGSGVTEDNFAALTLKYHTSKLNEYSDLLGVSSFGFRGEALSSLCALANLIIVTRHKSSEHATKLEYDHKGNIVKKTLCSRQVGTTVSLSNLFASLPVRQKEFHKNAKREFNKMTQLLYAYCLISLGVKITCTNQTSSNSKTSVVATQGSVSYKDNIACVFGTKQLQSILEIKPEQVSNIKDNIFKGLSGNVKESEDSVVLEDVEIDLSEESNDADQSCVENSQEARTFSQKSQGYKNVSDPVEFTGFISSCAHGSGRSSTDRQFFYVNSRPCEPTKIMKVINETYRQYNPHQYPFLFLNITLDRTSVDVNVTPDKRKLFLTKEKIILDVMKASLLKLFEAIPRTLKIEPNANLYSQKTDNVKPETDQPRIFNSFIQRFSKNPVSTSQSENRSRAETRQVDLKRKSTTMLDFISSKTTKLNDDEDELHEDSKSESIKIEASDSDNSVEEHNETVKNETTIDDSVETLNETNNADPSNETNELSPSSENVTENIMYLEDSDNVPNTQIRKLTDVVVEKSHTYHCNNKDLQKKNSLNLEQKGKQNKSKIVVTDKEDLGKCNRKTVIMKTSLAHVKALAEMNSKQTNTTAPERIKFKTTINPVFNKKCEEELSKEISQDSFKKMIVVGQFNLGFIITQSEDDLFIIDQHATDEIYNFETLQKTTELTSQKLVIPQQLELTGVNEQILMDNLDIFKKNGFTFEINEDALPTKRVKLLTIPMSKNWIFGKEDIEELLFMLRESSSEYCRPSRVRAMFASRACRKSVMIGTALSKADMKVLVDHMAEIDNPWNCPHGRPTIRHLVNLAMVHKS from the exons ATGGATAATCATGACGATAAGAAGGACACTGAAAAGGTTACATCCATAAAGCCCATTAATGTAGAATCTGTGCACAAGATATGCTCCGGTCAA GTAGTGCTTAGTTTAGCGGTAGCAGTAAAAGAACTAGTCGAAAACTCGCTAGATGCTGGGGCCACAAATATAGACATACGATTTAAAAATCATGGAATAGATCTGATAGAGGTGGCTGATAATGGGTCTGGTGTTACCGAAGATAATTTTGCAGCATTAA CTTTAAAATACCACACTTCCAAACTAAACGAGTACTCAGATCTACTGGGAGTGTCTAGCTTTGGGTTTAGAGGAGAGGCATTAAGTTCTCTATGTGCGCTGGCAAACCTCATCATTGTCACCAGGCACAAGAGTTCTGAGCATG CAACAAAGTTGGAGTATGATCATAAAGGAAATATTGTAAAGAAGACTTTATGTTCGCGGCAAGTTGGAACCACAGTCAGTTTATCAAATTTATTTGCTTCACTACCAGTCAGGCAGAAAGAGTTTCATAAGAATGCCAAGAGGGAATTCAATAAAATGACTCAGCTGCTATATGCATATTGCCTTATATCATTGGGAGTCAA AATCACATGCACTAACCAAACAAGTTCCAACTCTAAGACTTCAGTGGTGGCCACACAGGGATCAGTTTCCTACAAAGACAACATAGCTTGTGTATTTGGCACAAAACAATTGCAATCCATCCTAGAAATCAAGCCTGAGCAGGTTTCAAATATCaaggataatatttttaaagggCTCTCAGGGAATGTTAAGGAGAGTGAAGACTCTGTTGTACTTGAAGATGTTGAGATAGACTTGTCAGAAGAGTCTAATGATGCTGATCAATCATGTGTTGAGAACTCACAAGAAGCTAGGACCTTCTCTCAAAAATCACAGGGCTATAAAAATGTAAGTGATCCTGTAGAATTCACAGGTTTCATATCATCATGTGCTCACGGTAGTGGCCGCTCTAGCACAGACAGACAGTTTTTCTATGTCAATTCAAGACCCTGTGAAccaacaaaaataatgaaagttATCAATGAAACTTACAGACAGTACAATCCACACCAGTATCCTTTCCTGTTTTTAAACATCACCTTAGATAGAACATCTGTTGATGTAAATGTAACACCAGACAAAAGAAAACTATTCCTTACTAAAGAGAAAATTATATTAGATGTTATGAAGGCAtcattattaaaactttttgaAGCTATACCTAGGACCTTAAAAATAGAACCAAATGCTAATCTTTACAGTCAAAAAACTGATAATGTTAAGCCAGAAACAGATCAGCCTAGAATTTTCAACTCTTTCATTCAGCGTTTTTCTAAGAATCCTGTATCAACATCTCAATCAGAAAATAGAAGCAGGGCAGAAACAAGACAAGTAGATTTGAAAAGGAAATCAACCACAATGTTGGACTTTATATCTTCCAAAACAACCAAATTGAATGATGATGAGGATGAACTACATGAGGATTCTAAATCTGAAAGTATTAAAATAGAAGCATCAGATTCTGATAACTCAGTAGAAGAACATAATGAAACAGTGAAAAATGAAACTACCATTGATGATTCAGTAGAAACACTAAATGAAACAAATAACGCAGATCCATCAAATGAAACTAATGAATTAAGTCCATCATCTGAAAATGTAACAGAAAACATCATGTATTTAGAGGACTCTGATAATGTCCCAAATACTCAAATTAGAAAGTTAACTGATGTTGTGGTTGAAAAATCACACACATATCATTGCAATAATAAAGACTTGCAGAAAAAGAATAGCCTGAACCTTGAACAAAAAggcaaacaaaataaatcaaaaattgtAGTAACAGATAAGGAAGACTTAGGTAAATGTAACAGAAAAACTGTGATTATGAAAACATCTCTAGCTCACGTAAAAGCATTAGCAGAAATGAATAGTAAACAAACTAATACGACTGCACCAGaaagaataaaatttaaaactactataaaccctgtatttaataaaaaatgtgaagAAGAACTCAGTAAAGAAATATCTCAAGATTCATTCAAAAAGATGATTGTTGTAGGTCAATTCAACTTAGGATTTATAATCACCCAATCAGAAGATGATCTGTTTATTATAGATCAGCATGCTACTGATGagatttataattttgaaacaTTACAGAAAACTACAGAGCTAACAAGTCAAAAACTAGTCAT ACCGCAGCAACTTGAACTCACGGGTGTCAACGAACAAATACTAATGGACAACTTAGACATTTTCAAAAAGAATGGATTCACGTTTGAAATAAATGAAGATGCCCTTCCAACCAAAAGGGTTAAACTCTTGACTATTCCTATGTCGAAAAATTGGATATTTGGGAAGGAAGATATCGAAGAGTTACTATTTATGCTAAGG GAATCGTCATCAGAATACTGTAGGCCAAGCAGAGTAAGGGCGATGTTCGCTTCTAGAGCGTGCCGCAAATCAGTCATGATAGGCACGGCCTTGAGCAAAGCCGATATGAAAGTACTGGTAGACCACATGGCAGAAATTGACAACCCCTgg aACTGTCCTCATGGCCGACCTACCATTCGACACTTGGTGAATTTAGCTATGGTGCATAAAagctaa
- the LOC134745241 gene encoding keratin-associated protein 9-1-like, with protein sequence MSCSGPPSRKLGEVTLLAMSPAIHPPCTPSASCAPPRCHPSLPQCSRPEQCLRKTTLAGIRPCRSAASIMATRSRTSCGSCDKFKGQNISNPRKSSLVQKYLNRKSRESRMRSEDRLKGKNSYSEYKRRQGSHRSEEECCAGKGHRGRTRQSIERSRQPFCRRCCAAWCCRGCRECCQPCCDKCCIPCCASCWYNCCVKCCRRTCRCIKCTII encoded by the exons ATGTCATGTTCGGGTCCCCCATCGAGAAAATTAGGTGA AGTAACACTGCTTGCGATGTCGCCCGCTATCCACCCGCCCTGCACCCCGAGCGCATCATGTGCTCCCCCGCGGTGCCATCCGTCGCTACCCCAGTGTTCCAGGCCGGAACAATGTTTGAGGAAAACCACATTAGCAGGCATAAGACCTTGCCGAAGCGCCGCATCTATCATGGCCACAAGGTCCAGGACATCATGTGGCTCGTGTGATAAATTTAAAGGACAAAATATCTCTAATCCTAGAAAATCATCGTTAGTTCAAAAGTACCTTAATAGAAAGTCGCGGGAATCAAGAATGAGAAGTGAAGATAGGCTGAAAGGGAAGAATAGTTATTCGGAATATAAGAGAAGACAAGGGAGCCACCGATCGGAGGAGGAATGTTGTGCGGGGAAAGGTCACCGAGGCAGGACGCGGCAGTCCATCGAACGGAGCCGGCAGCCCTTCTGCCGACGCTGCTGCGCGGCGTGGTGCTGCCGCGGCTGCCGGGAGTGCTGCCAGCCGTGCTGCGATAAGTGCTGCATTCCGTGCTGCGCCTCGTGCTGGTATAACTGCTGCGTGAAATGCTGTCGTCGCACCTGCCGTTGCATAAAATGCACAATAATCTGA